The Calditerrivibrio nitroreducens DSM 19672 genome window below encodes:
- the accC gene encoding acetyl-CoA carboxylase biotin carboxylase subunit → MFRRVLIANRGEIALRIIRACRELGIETVAVYSEADRESLHVAFADSSVCIGGASPTQSYLNIKNIIAAAEISDADAIHPGYGFLAENATFAKICEECGFTFIGPSPEHIDLMGNKSNAKETMKKLGVPVVPGSDGPIKDAKEALSFAKKIGFPVMIKASAGGGGKGMRMAHNDITFLKNFETAKMEAKNAFGNDEVYIEKLIEDPRHIEIQVFGDGNGKGLHFFERECSIQRRHQKLLEEAPSIAIDDATRKRMGEVSANAIAQLKYKNAGTIEYLLDKHGNFYFMEMNTRIQVEHPITEMITGVDLVKLQLIVAAKGEIPFNQEDIKINGHAIEFRINAEDPEKFTPSPGLIKAYYVPGGFGVRVDSAAYQDYYIPPFYDSMVAKLIVHGRDRAEAIERGKRCLKEFVVEGVKTTIPLHEKILENHHFIAGNIATDFLDKHFK, encoded by the coding sequence ATGTTTAGACGGGTATTGATAGCCAATAGAGGGGAGATAGCTCTAAGAATAATCAGGGCATGTAGAGAGCTTGGGATCGAGACGGTGGCTGTATACTCTGAAGCGGACAGGGAATCCCTCCATGTGGCTTTTGCAGATTCTTCAGTTTGTATCGGTGGAGCCTCACCAACCCAAAGCTATTTAAATATCAAAAATATTATAGCTGCTGCGGAAATATCGGATGCAGATGCTATTCACCCTGGATATGGGTTTCTGGCTGAAAATGCCACTTTTGCCAAAATTTGTGAGGAGTGTGGATTTACATTTATAGGTCCATCTCCGGAACATATAGATCTTATGGGCAATAAATCGAATGCCAAGGAGACAATGAAGAAGCTCGGTGTCCCAGTAGTTCCTGGCAGTGATGGCCCAATTAAAGATGCAAAAGAAGCATTGAGCTTTGCAAAAAAAATCGGTTTTCCGGTAATGATAAAAGCCTCTGCTGGTGGTGGTGGCAAGGGGATGAGGATGGCTCATAACGACATCACATTCCTTAAAAACTTTGAAACTGCCAAAATGGAAGCAAAAAATGCATTTGGCAACGACGAGGTTTATATAGAAAAACTGATCGAAGACCCAAGACATATTGAAATACAGGTATTTGGTGATGGCAACGGTAAAGGGTTACATTTTTTTGAAAGGGAATGCTCCATTCAGAGGAGGCACCAAAAGCTACTGGAGGAGGCTCCAAGTATTGCTATTGACGATGCCACAAGAAAAAGAATGGGGGAAGTTTCCGCAAATGCAATAGCCCAGCTAAAGTATAAAAATGCCGGGACTATTGAGTATCTCCTTGACAAACACGGTAATTTCTATTTTATGGAGATGAACACCAGAATCCAGGTGGAGCACCCAATAACTGAAATGATCACTGGAGTAGATTTAGTAAAGCTACAATTGATAGTAGCAGCAAAAGGGGAGATCCCATTTAATCAGGAAGATATAAAGATAAACGGACATGCAATTGAATTTAGAATAAATGCCGAAGATCCTGAGAAGTTTACACCTTCACCAGGGCTTATAAAAGCTTACTACGTCCCAGGTGGGTTTGGGGTAAGGGTGGATTCTGCCGCATACCAGGACTATTACATCCCTCCATTTTACGATTCAATGGTGGCAAAGCTTATTGTTCATGGAAGAGATAGAGCCGAAGCGATAGAAAGGGGTAAAAGGTGTCTCAAAGAATTTGTGGTGGAAGGGGTAAAGACCACCATCCCATTACATGAAAAGATCCTTGAAAATCACCATTTTATAGCTGGAAATATCGCCACAGATTTTTTGGATAAGCACTTTAAATGA
- the accB gene encoding acetyl-CoA carboxylase biotin carboxyl carrier protein — MDIKDLKELVKFIEKSGFTEFEYETDNVRVYLSKNVQVGQVIAPQVQPQVVTAAQPMTTVQTTEKVVEKKSEELSGNPNLVEVKSPIVGTFYEAPAPGAEPFVKEGDIVKKGKTLCIIEAMKIMNEIEAEFDCKIVKKVGKNGVPVEFGETIFLVEKV, encoded by the coding sequence ATGGATATCAAGGATTTAAAAGAGCTTGTGAAGTTTATCGAGAAGTCAGGATTTACAGAGTTTGAGTATGAGACTGATAATGTAAGGGTTTACCTTTCAAAGAATGTTCAGGTGGGGCAGGTGATTGCTCCTCAAGTACAGCCACAGGTGGTTACTGCTGCGCAGCCTATGACAACAGTTCAAACTACAGAAAAGGTTGTGGAGAAGAAGTCAGAGGAATTATCGGGTAATCCAAACCTTGTGGAGGTAAAATCACCGATTGTGGGGACCTTTTATGAGGCACCAGCACCAGGAGCGGAACCATTTGTAAAAGAGGGTGATATCGTTAAAAAAGGTAAAACGCTGTGTATAATCGAAGCTATGAAGATAATGAATGAGATCGAAGCGGAGTTTGATTGTAAGATAGTGAAAAAAGTGGGGAAAAATGGTGTCCCGGTGGAATTTGGCGAAACGATATTCTTGGTAGAAAAAGTATAG